TCTGTTCAATTTCTCTTATGCGGTCAAAGTAGCTACCCTTTAAGTGTTCCGGATAAAGATGAGCCAACTCAATTGTGTTTTTTGAGTAGTCGCCAATCCTTTCAATATCATAAACAATGATGGAAAGAATTAAGGAAGAGGTGATATCTTGGTAGGGATTTATCGCCAGATGTTCCAAAATCTTTCGCCGGACATCCATCTGGAAGAGATTTAACTCGCAGTCTAACTTATAGATATCCTCTCTTTCCCTTTCTTCTTCCAGCATCACCCGCATTGAGAAGTCAAACATATGCTTTGCCTTTTCTAACATCAAAATCACTTCCTCGGTTGCTTCTTTGAGTAAGGAATCCTTCTTCCAAAATTTCAAAAAGTCGGCGAACATAATCACCTCCTTGTTAAAATAATCATTAAAATCGGTAATAAGAAAAAAACGACCAAAACATAAACAATCGCCCAACCCCGCCCTTTACTTACTAATCTACCCAGTTCTTTGGCGAGAGTTAGCGGTACGACCCGTAAAGGATACCAGACACAACAGCCAAAGAGATTAAAGAGTAAATGGCAGAAGGCGGATTGAATTCCCAAGGGAGAGCCGGTAACCAAGGAAGCAAGAATTGCGGTAACCGTGGTACCGATATTCGCCCCGAGGGCATAAGGATAAACTTTTATCAAGTCTAAGATACCGGCGGCGACCAAGGGAATGATTAAAGAGGTCGTGACCGAACTTGATTGGATAAAGGCGGTGAAAAAAAGACCCAAAAGAAATGCCTTAAAAGATGAGCCGAAGATGTAGCGGTCCAAGAGAACCTCAATCCGAGTAGAAAGGAGTCGCCGGACACTATCCACCAAAAACTTTAGGGCTAAGAAGAGAAGGATGAGAGCAAGAAGGATAAGGATGGTTGGATTTTTAACAAGAAAGGAAGTGAGGGGCTCCGCCACGGGATTTAATATCGTTCTCAAAGGACTTGATAGATAAGGACCGCGGATACCCTTAAATACCTCAGTTAAGAAATAAGACGACCTCTCCAAAAGATGGCACGAGACCTCCAAGGGAAAGAAGAGGAGAACCGTAAGGAAATTAAAGAAATCATGGACAGTTGCCGAAGGGAAAACCTGGGTTAACCTTGGTTTGGAAGAGACAAAGGTTAAGGCGATTAGGGTATTGGTGACGGTTGTGCCGATATTGGCACCCATAATGATGGGGATGGCATTTCTTAACAATAAGACTTGATGGGCAACCATCCCGACAACGATAGAAGTGACAGCGGAGGAACTCTGGACAAGGGAAGTGGCTAAAATTCCGATAAAAAGTCCTGAGAAGGGATTAGAGGTCGTTTTGATTAACTTCTCAACAATTCCCGAACCGAGAAGTTTTAAGCCATTGCCCAAAAGTTCAATGGAAAGGAGGAAAAGATATAAGGAGATAAGGCCAATAATTAAATCACGCTGCCACCGCCTCTTCACCGCCTATTTTATGAAATTGGTTCCTTTTGTCAATTATCAGTCCTTTAAGAGAAGAAAATGGGAAGATAAGCAAAAATCGTGCCCGATGGAGAGATTTTCTAAAATTAGCCTAAAAATTTAGTGTCCCATTTTGGGGGATATTTTCGTATTTATTATAGAGGGCTATGAAGAAGTTAATTAAGGATTTTGCCTTTTCAGAGTTATCCGTCTGGGGCGGATTTATAATTATCAGAAGAGATATTGAGGAGGTGTTATCGGGTAATTAGTCCCTAACGAAAATGGCATTAAATCATAACCTTTATCAAACAGGAGGGATTTATCTTTATAAAATGGGGTGTAGCATACAGGGGATGGCATCGGGGGTCTAATATAAACCCTAACCGATGGGCTAATAACCAGTTTAAACTTGGGGCTAATTAAGGGTCTAAAAAGGAGAATAAAGGTAGGAATAATAATAAGGATAATTGGCAATCTAATTAAGGGTCTAATTGGAGGTTTAATTAGAAGTCTAATTATAGATTTAATCTGAAGCCTAACTGATAGTTTAATAAGGTGCCTAAATGATAGCCCAATCCCGGGGAGACTTGACTTTTGCCCAATTTCCTTTATCATTGGAATATTGATTAAAGAAGGGCCCGTAGCTCAGTTGGTCAGAGCAGCTGACTCATAATCAGCGGGTCGGAGGTTCAAGTCCTCCCGGGCCCAATCCCTTATTGCACTGGAAAATCCATAAAGCCAAAGAGAATCCGAAGAAGACTATTTTCGTCTCCCTATTTTTATTCTTCCTTCTCCTCTTCT
The window above is part of the candidate division WOR-3 bacterium genome. Proteins encoded here:
- a CDS encoding PhoU domain-containing protein yields the protein MFADFLKFWKKDSLLKEATEEVILMLEKAKHMFDFSMRVMLEEEREREDIYKLDCELNLFQMDVRRKILEHLAINPYQDITSSLILSIIVYDIERIGDYSKNTIELAHLYPEHLKGSYFDRIREIEQKVKELFEKTIACFKDADSDLGRMIMEEHSKLAPQCEKIVEDVIKDESLRARDGVVICLLARYLKRVSAHLKNVASSVVNPFHRLTYRPECRTTEGSDEDKSEMD
- a CDS encoding Na/Pi symporter, which gives rise to MKRRWQRDLIIGLISLYLFLLSIELLGNGLKLLGSGIVEKLIKTTSNPFSGLFIGILATSLVQSSSAVTSIVVGMVAHQVLLLRNAIPIIMGANIGTTVTNTLIALTFVSSKPRLTQVFPSATVHDFFNFLTVLLFFPLEVSCHLLERSSYFLTEVFKGIRGPYLSSPLRTILNPVAEPLTSFLVKNPTILILLALILLFLALKFLVDSVRRLLSTRIEVLLDRYIFGSSFKAFLLGLFFTAFIQSSSVTTSLIIPLVAAGILDLIKVYPYALGANIGTTVTAILASLVTGSPLGIQSAFCHLLFNLFGCCVWYPLRVVPLTLAKELGRLVSKGRGWAIVYVLVVFFLLPILMIILTRR